Within Marinomonas mediterranea MMB-1, the genomic segment AGGTGCCAAAGCCACTTATGATCATAAAGTCACCCTCTTCATGCAGAGTCGTAAACCAATAGCGATCAAAGGCTCGTGGATCACTGGAAGAATAAGTACGGATAGGGCCGTTGGATTGATGAATGGGGAGTTCATCATAATGACTTAATGGGAAATGCTCGGTTAACTTGCTCATGATGGGATTCTCTTTATTGGTAAAGCTTAAATGGGTAAATCCTGAAACTGATGCAAAAATTAATTTAACGTTCGTAATATATTATTCTACGAGTGTAGAATTTAAGGAGTGAGAATGTCAACCTCAATTCTCTAAGGCGAGCTAAGTAATCGTCATCTTATTTTGACATTAGTAATGAGCAAACTGGCTGCGACTCAAGCGCAGCAAGGTGTTGAAACGGTTTTATCGAAAAGTAATGTGAGGAAAATTTTGTAGCAAAGAGCGGTTAAACTAGTTTTTTTCGGTATTTTTAAAAAACACTCGGTCGAATAATTGCAAAAATTCCTTAATTAATTCTGGATCTCGTGGGTCGCGGCCTAAAGTATGTTGCAGCGCTCCTTCCGAAAAAAGTAAGGTTCTAATCGCTATGACCATCATATTAAAGAGTAGCCTAGGATCCCCAGAGACCACATCGCCATCTGCTTGGGCTTGTATCAAATCATCAATTTGGGATTGATAAAGCTCGGCTAAAGAGCCGATATTCTGCCAATCTACGCGATCATTATTGCCTTGGAAGGCGACTTGCATAATGCGAAATATTTCTGGGTTATCACACACAAATCGAAAGCCTGATTCAAGCTTAATTTTAAGGCTTTGGGCGGCTGTCAGATTGTTTAAACTAAGGCTCTCAATTTGCTGATATTGCTGTTTTAATTTCTCATAGCCTCGAGAAATGACTTCTAACCACAGGTTTTCTTTGGTCTTGAAATAATACGTAATCAGAGTGAAATCGACATTTGCCCGTTTCCCTATGCGTCGAGCGCTGGTTCCTTCAAAACCCAACTCCGCGAACTCAACTAACGCAGCATCTAAAATAGCATTGCGCTTATCCATTGCCTTTGAATCTTGTGCCGAACGTCGTTTTATAGGACTTTTTTTAGTCGAGATAGAATTGTCCATAGATGAATGTTGAGTATTTTTGGTCATTAACGGTTTCTGTCTTGCAAAGTTGAAGAATAGTTGGCTGGCAAGCTTAGTCTAATATGCCTTATGGGTATATACCCGACAAATTAGCGGGTTGATTTTTTGCTTCTCATGCTTCTATTTGACGTTTCATTTTATGGCGGTTTTTACTGGATTGTTTTCAACAGAAATAAACGGCCGATTATCGACTTTGATCTCTCACCATAACATCAACACCGTCATAGTTGAATCAATATACGGCATAAGCACACACCTGAGTAAGAAATTCAACGATGCACGAAGCTTTTGCCGATTACAGCGTCTTCTCCGTGTAGAAAGACATGGGGAGCACATCTTAACTTTTTAGTTTAGACAATTAGGGTCGTTGAGGGTGTTAGATAGACTGACCTGTTGATTTTTTGGACGGCGAAGCTTGTCGCAAATTAAGAAAAGTTATCCACACGCTGAAGCCAGTGGACCTGTTTGCATCTTCCTTAAATGAGATTAGCGAGTCATCAAATTCGTGTTAATAATGTTATGGGTGTTCTGTATTGTCTGACTGTATTTTTGTGGCACATATCTCTTTAAAGTGATGGTGTTGATTAAATAATATTCATATTTTTGCTCTGTCCGTGTAGGGAAGTTGTATTATTTATTTAATACTTTAAATAAAAATAAGTTTATCCAAGTAGCATAGGTAGTATCAGATTCAATAAAAAGAAACTAACTTAAAAAATTAAATTAGTTCTATTAAGTTGGTAGGATCATTAAAAATGGGTAAATAAAAATTCTAAAAACGAAATATAAAAATGAATTTTTAGTATGATATCGTTTTCTTCATATTTATATAGCCCAAAGAGATATGTAGCGGGGTAAGATAAAAAAACGAATGAAAAAAGGTAAAAATGTTAAGTGTAGTCTTTTCATAAATTATTACTCTCTCATTAAAATCGAAGAGCCTGTAATTTAAATTGTGTATCTGCTTATAATTAAGCCAGTCATGGCTAAGGATAAGCAATATGGATAAGAAAGCTTTAGAAGCCTTCGCTCGCGAAGACGCTAAGTCAATTAAGACGTCTTCGGATCTTGATGACTTCAAGAAAATGTTAACCAAGGTGACGGTTGAGACAGCTTTAAATGCTGAACTTGATGATCACCTTGGCTACGAAAAACACTCACCGACCAACGATAGTAACAGTCGAAATGGCTACTCATCTAAACGCCTAATTACTGACGATGGTGAGATCCAGTTAGAAATCCCCCGTGACCGTGACGCGTCCTTTGAACCCAAGATCGTTCGTAAGCATCAAACTCGATTCCAATCGATGGTCGACAAGATCTTAAGCTTGTATGCCAAAGGAATGACTACCCGAGAAATCGTCGCAACCTTCAAAGAAATGTACGATGCTGATATCTTCTTGGAAATTTGGTGATGCTGTTTTTTCGTGGGATTATGATTTAATTGCAGATGGGTCAAAGGCTCGTCGGTTTGGCTTTCACGAGTATGTGGAAACGGAGTCCATGTTTTATGAGATTTTTGATAACTTCCGAAATGAAAAAGTGATTCCATAAAGCTTTAAAAATGATGCTCTTGGAAATACATTAACGTCTCAAAAAAGTAAAAATACTTGTCGGCTTATGGTCTCGAAGGGTTGGCCTGCAAGTATTTTTTGGTCGATTTTTTGCACGCTCTTAGAGTGAATAGTCAAACACAATGATATCTTCTAGCAACGGAGCGAATACTTGTTTCAACGCCTCATGCTCAGTATGCGGTAGGTAGTTCTGGCGTCCAGCTTCGTCAGAAAACGTCATTAAAACGGAATGCGTGTAGTTTTTGTTCTTACCTTCTGGGCTATCATTGATACCCCATTCGACTGACTCGACACCTTCCACTTTCCTAGGCATGGATTCGAACAAGCCTTTAAGCTTGTTAATCTCTGCGTCTGATGATGTTTTTTTAAACTTTATTAGCAATATGTGCCTAATCATCCTTTCTAACCACTTATTTTTTTCTAAATTGATATGTCAATCTTGGACTATGTAAAGGCTTACGTCCTTGTAGACCTTTTAAAGAGGTTTCAGAGGAAGCTTAGCGGGACTGAGTAGAGCCTCTCTAGTCAATAGACAAACTGTCTAAAAGAGACATTACTTGAACACTGGCATCTTCCATTTGTTTAAAATATTTTATCGCTTCAGATTTTTGTCCACTCATAACCAGAGCGAGTGCTTCTTTACCATTTCGATGAACCTCTTTGTGTGGCTCGTCTAATTGTCTAAATGAGCTTGATTTTCCGTATTTTTCAAGGCCTTCATCATGATACCAAAGCCCCAATCGGCACATAGTGTGATCGGCAAAGTCGTCCACATTTTTATCTAAGATGCCTAACGCCGCGGCGTATACTTCACCTTTCCATACGATATGGTCAAGTTTAACGGTTTGTATAAACGTCTTGGTTGAGGCAACTTCGATTGTTTCTTTCATCGAGTTACTAGACGAAATAATATTACTGTAGTCCGAATTTAGCTTCTCAACGCCTTCCGATAGAAGGGTATTACTCTCTTGAATTTCAGTGACCGACTCTACTGTTTCATCTGTTCTACCAATGATAGATGTCACTAACTCAGCGACTTCACTTGCTGATGAATTGGTGTTTGTGGCCAATGAACGCACTTCGTCTGCAACGACACTAAAGCCTCGCCCAGCTTCACCTGCTCTAGCGGCTTCAATAGCGGCATTTAGAGCCAATAGGTTAGTTTGATCAGATATTTTAGAAATCGTTGTGACAAAAGTATTTATATTGCCTGCCATGACCGATAAGCCAGAAATGTTCCCCGTCATGGACTCCATGTTGCTAGTAAGGTCATTCATCCCGGAAACAATGTTTTTCAACGCATTTGAGGAAACATCAAAAAGAGTGTTTAACTCGGAGATCGATTTGTTTTGAGCATCGATTTGCTGAAAAGACTGGAGCACGCTTTGACGAATTCCGTTTACTTGTAAAAGGCAGGTCACAGTTGAATTTAACAACGCTCCCTCGAAGATCTCATCTTCAGATTGAACCGCAGTATTTGAAACTGATGATTCTGCTTCCATCGATTTCATTTCGCTAATTTGTTGCGAGAGTTTTTTATTTTCTTCTTTTATAGCGAAAAATTGTTCAGATAGCGCGTCAAACTTGGAGCGTGATACAAGCATAGTTTTCCTCTTAGTTAGCTAGCAAATTTTATGAGAACATAGTAAAAAATGCGGATCTAAAATTCTAGAAGAAGTGTATAGGAGATTAGTCTAAAGCGTCTAGTTTATAGTTTTATTGTAGGTAGCGAACATTGATTGCTTTTCATATAAGTGACGACATAGATCAAGGTTGAGCTTTCTTAGGATAAAAAGAGGTGAACCTGATATCAGATTCACCTCTAAGGAGGAGTCTGTAATTTAAATTGTGTATCTGCTTATCCTTAGCCATGACTGGCTTAATTATAAGCAGATACACAATTTAAATTACAGGCTCTACTCAGGTTTTACGAGTTGGCATTGCTGATGCGGTGCCTAAGTCTATTGCTTATCGTCTACTCGCGCCCGCTATGTCGCTGGAAGACCC encodes:
- a CDS encoding TetR/AcrR family transcriptional regulator; the protein is MTKNTQHSSMDNSISTKKSPIKRRSAQDSKAMDKRNAILDAALVEFAELGFEGTSARRIGKRANVDFTLITYYFKTKENLWLEVISRGYEKLKQQYQQIESLSLNNLTAAQSLKIKLESGFRFVCDNPEIFRIMQVAFQGNNDRVDWQNIGSLAELYQSQIDDLIQAQADGDVVSGDPRLLFNMMVIAIRTLLFSEGALQHTLGRDPRDPELIKEFLQLFDRVFFKNTEKN
- a CDS encoding methyl-accepting chemotaxis protein, with the translated sequence MLVSRSKFDALSEQFFAIKEENKKLSQQISEMKSMEAESSVSNTAVQSEDEIFEGALLNSTVTCLLQVNGIRQSVLQSFQQIDAQNKSISELNTLFDVSSNALKNIVSGMNDLTSNMESMTGNISGLSVMAGNINTFVTTISKISDQTNLLALNAAIEAARAGEAGRGFSVVADEVRSLATNTNSSASEVAELVTSIIGRTDETVESVTEIQESNTLLSEGVEKLNSDYSNIISSSNSMKETIEVASTKTFIQTVKLDHIVWKGEVYAAALGILDKNVDDFADHTMCRLGLWYHDEGLEKYGKSSSFRQLDEPHKEVHRNGKEALALVMSGQKSEAIKYFKQMEDASVQVMSLLDSLSID
- a CDS encoding Dabb family protein, encoding MIRHILLIKFKKTSSDAEINKLKGLFESMPRKVEGVESVEWGINDSPEGKNKNYTHSVLMTFSDEAGRQNYLPHTEHEALKQVFAPLLEDIIVFDYSL